In Silene latifolia isolate original U9 population chromosome X, ASM4854445v1, whole genome shotgun sequence, the following proteins share a genomic window:
- the LOC141617024 gene encoding ubiquitin-conjugating enzyme E2 36: MANSNLPRRIIKETQRLLSEPAPGISASPSEENMRYFNVMILGPSQSPYEGGVFKLELFLPEEYPMAAPKVRFLTKIYHPNIDKLGRICLDILKDKWSPALQIRTVLLSIQALLSAPNPDDPLSENVAKHWKTDEAEAVETAKEWTRLYASGV; this comes from the exons ATGGCCAACAGCAATCTTCCTCGCAGAATCATCAAG GAAACTCAGCGCCTTTTGAGCGAGCCAG CTCCGGGGATAAGTGCATCTCCCTCAGAGGAAAATATGCGTTACTTTAATGTAATGATCCTTGGCCCATCTCAATCTCCTTATGAAG GAGGAGTTTTCAAGTTGGAATTATTTTTGCCCGAGGAGTATCCAATGGCTGCTCCTAAG GTTCGCTTTCTCACGAAAATTTATCATCCCAATATTGACAAG CTTGGACGCATATGCCTGGATATACTGAAAGATAAATGGAGCCCTGCTCTCCAGATACGAACTGTACTCTTGAG TATTCAAGCCTTACTAAGTGCTCCAAATCCTGACGACCCTCTATCGGAGAATGTTGCTAAGCACTGGAAAACAGATGAGGCAGAAGCTGTTGAAACTG CAAAAGAATGGACTCGGTTATATGCGAGCGGGGTGTGA